From Candidatus Pedobacter colombiensis, one genomic window encodes:
- a CDS encoding 3-hydroxybutyryl-CoA dehydrogenase, whose product MKNIAVIGSGTMGNGIAHTFAQFGYQVNLIDINAEALERAINTIGKNLDRQVAKGTITEANKSATLNNILSFTDMQAGVANADLVVEAATENLDLKLKIFKELDAFTKPDAILASNTSSISITKIASVTSRGDKVIGMHFMNPVPVMKLVEVIRGYATSNETTKIVMNLSKKLDKVPVEVNDYPGFVANRILMPMINEAIYTLYENVAGVEEIDTVMKLGMAHPMGPLQLADFIGLDVCLAILRVLQDGFGNPKYAPCPLLVNMVTAGNKGIKSGEGFYNYANGVKEATVSAKFS is encoded by the coding sequence ATGAAGAACATCGCAGTAATCGGCTCTGGCACGATGGGCAATGGAATAGCGCATACTTTTGCTCAGTTTGGCTACCAGGTAAATCTCATCGATATTAATGCTGAAGCATTAGAAAGGGCTATAAACACCATTGGTAAAAATCTTGACCGACAGGTTGCTAAAGGAACCATAACTGAGGCGAATAAATCAGCAACATTAAATAACATTTTAAGCTTTACAGACATGCAGGCTGGCGTAGCCAATGCAGATCTTGTTGTAGAGGCCGCAACGGAGAACCTTGATCTTAAACTAAAGATCTTTAAAGAACTGGATGCCTTTACTAAGCCTGATGCAATTCTTGCCAGTAATACTTCTTCCATTTCTATTACTAAAATAGCTTCAGTAACAAGTCGTGGTGATAAAGTAATCGGTATGCATTTTATGAACCCGGTACCGGTAATGAAATTGGTTGAGGTAATTCGCGGCTATGCAACCAGCAACGAGACAACGAAAATCGTGATGAACCTTTCCAAAAAACTGGACAAAGTACCGGTTGAGGTAAATGACTATCCGGGATTTGTGGCCAACAGAATACTAATGCCAATGATTAACGAAGCCATTTATACTTTATATGAAAATGTAGCTGGTGTAGAAGAGATTGATACCGTGATGAAGTTAGGAATGGCACATCCAATGGGGCCATTGCAACTGGCTGATTTTATTGGCTTAGATGTTTGTCTGGCTATACTTCGCGTATTACAGGATGGCTTTGGAAATCCTAAATATGCGCCATGTCCTTTATTGGTGAATATGGTTACTGCAGGTA